AAATTGGTGACTGATGATAAGGCTGAGAAAGGGGATGAATCTTAATGGCTTGGGTCTCTTTAATCTTAGCGGGGCTATTTGAAATGTTTGGGGTTGCGATGATAAATAAATTGCACAAAGACCGTAATTGGCAATCCTTGCTGCTGTTATTCATCGGATTCGGAGCAAGTTTCCTATTTCTTGCTTTTGCCATGAAAACCTTGCCGATGGGGACGGCTTATGCTATCTGGACAGGGATCGGCGCATCGGGCGGAGCGATAATCGGGATGCTCCTCTACGGGGAATCCAAAGATTGGCGAAGGGTCATTTTTATAGCCATGGTCCTTGGCGCAGCAGTGGGATTAAAACTTGTTTCATAGCAATGAGTGATGGTCGTTTTTCGTGGAAATTCAGAAGAAAAAAAGGAATAGGACACCGCAATTCTTTATAAAAGATTTAGAAAATCAGAGATGGCACATATATGTTCATTATGTGCCGTCTTTTCACCTAATTGTTTTTCATGCGAAGGCCGAATTTCTTTTTATAAGGCTCTTTTTGTAAAGATTGTTGTTTTTAAAAACGAAACGATTTAAGGTTGATTGGAACGCAAGTGCGAGACTCCTGCGGGAGCAGCGGGACAGGTGAGACCCCACAGGCGTTTACGCCGAGGAGGCTCACCGCCCGCCCCGCGGAAAGCGAGCATCTGAAGGGGAAATCAACCACACCCCTTTGCTTGGTAAATAGCAACAAAATAGCGAAAAAAGCCTTTTATAAAAATGGACTTGCATCCATCTTAGTGGATTCTTTCCCCTTAACCTGTTTTAGCGTCGCTACTATAAGAAAGCTAACAATCACTAATAAGAGCCATGAACTTACCTTTCCTAGATGAACGAGACTCCATGCATCGGTTTGGTTTGGATATTCCCAAGCTCCAAAGAACGTTGCGATATTTTCCGCTATCCATATAAAAAATCCGATGAGAACGAATGAAAGTGCGATTGGCATACGATAATGAGTTCCGCCAACCTCGTATGTGACCCATGATCGCCAAAAGACGATGATGACAAGTCCAGATAACCACCAACGAATATCAATCCAATAATGGTGGGTGAAAAAATTCAAATAAATCGCAGCAGCAAGAGATACAACGGCCAAAAACGGTGGCCACTTGACCAGTTCAACCTTTAACCTCCTCCACGCCTGGCAAAGATAACTCGCTACACTTGCGTACATGAATCCGCTATACAGCGGCACTCCAAAAATTTTGAAATAGCCTTCCTCTGGATAAGTCCAGGAGCCCATATGTACCTTGAAAAGTTCAAGAGCAAGTCCAATAAGGTGAAACAGTGTGATGACCTTCAGCTCATCCTTTGTTTCAAGCCCGGAACGCACCATCCACCACTGCATCAGAAGGCAGATGATGAGCAGCCAGTCATACCGCGGCAGGAAGGGAAGCGGTAAGAATTTTGTAATAGCCAAAGAGGCAAAAATAACGGCAGGGAACAAGCATGATAAAACCTGCTCCCAACCAAAACGAACGAGTTGTTTCAGTGCTCTCATGATTGGTGCCTCCATTTTTTTAATGGTTAAGTGACTCCCCTTTGCTGAAGTCTTTCTTGTTCTTCCACTTTTTCAATCTTGGGTGTCTTCATCATTTCGGTATTCTAATATATCTCCGGGTTGACATTCTAAAGCCTTACAAATCGCCTCTAAAGTTGTTAATCGAATCGCTTTTGCCTTACCGTTTTTCAATATGGAAAGATTGGCCATCGTTATTCCAACCCTCTCGGAAAGTTCTGTAACACTCATTTTCCTTTTAGCCAGCATCACATCAATATTGATTATAATCGCCAAGTTATTCACCTCAGACTATTAAGTCATTTTCTGATTTTATATCGATGGCTTCTTGTAAAAGCCTTTGAAGGACAGCAGCAAAGACTGCAATCACCATTGAAGCAAAAATAACGACCATTCCGATCAATATGATACCTGGGGCGTCATCCATTTCCGCTATGAGATAAAAGAGCGGCATGCCTACCACATACAAGCCACTGATTGTGATTGCACAATTTTTTATTGTCTTTAAAGCTCTTACAGATAATTCCGAGAAAGCTTTGTTCTTGTCAATATAACTTAAAAGTTTAAAGGCTTGATATAGAGCAAAGTAAAAAGGTATCGCCGATGCATACAAATCGATTAAAACGAGATATTTCAAATAAGTCATATCCGGATATAATTCTGCTGCAAAGTTCGCTATCTTAGGCACAAAAAAAATGCACAAAGCAAGAACAGGCAGTCCAATAAGAATGACAGCCATCTTTAAAAAGAGTGTTGTTCCTAGTTTCATAAAAAGCACCCCACTTATTTATTGTCCATATAATTTATCATATGATTTATCGTTTTACAATAAAACATTGTTGTTTTATATTATATTATTATTGTTACCTAAATATCCTTTTCTTTTAAAAAAAGAAAAGGATGTTTTAGCATACGTTGTTGCTATTTACCAAGTAAAGCGGTGTGGTTGATTTCCCCTCCAGATGCTCGCTTTCCGCAGGGCGGGCGGTGAGCCTCCTTAGCGTAAACGCCTGTGGGGTCTCACCTGTCCCGCTGCTCCCGCAGGAGTCTCGCACTTGCACTCCAATCAACCTTAAATCGTTTTGTTTTAAAAACAACAATCTTTACGAAAAGAGCCAAATAAAAAAGCATTCCTCATTATAAAGAAATGCTCATGACTAGACTATTCAATTCATAAATTGTTCCTGTCTGTTAATAAGCTGCGTAACCGCATTCCCCTCCTTATATCATCAGGATTTCCCTGATATCCTCTTCTGTAAGGGCAGACGGCGACTTATCCCCAGGGTCGATGATTTCTTCAATTAGGTGTCTCTTTTTCTCTTGAAGTTCATTCATTTTTTCTTCGATTGTGCCGCGGGCAATAAGTTTGATGACTTGAACCTCATTCTTTTGCCCCATTCGATGGGCACGGTCCGCAGCTTGTTCTTCAACTGCCGGATTCCACCAAAGGTCATATAGAATGACTGTATCGGCACCCGTCAGATTGAGACCCGTACCGCCCGCTTTCAATGAAATGAGGAATATATCCCGTTCCCCCGCATTAAACCGATTGCAGATTTCCACACGTTCCTTTGATGGAGTTTGCCCATCCAGGTAGAAAAAGGGTTGTCCTTTCATGGCCAGATCCCTGCCGATAATTTGAAGCATTTTTGTAAATTGTGAGAAAATCAGCACCCGCCTTCCAGAATGCTTCGATTCCTCGACAATTTGCATCAGTTGCTCATATTTTGCTGAACTGCCTTTATATCCGTCCACAAACAAGGCGGGGTGACAGCATATTTGCCGAAGCCGGGTCAAGCCTGCGAGGATCCTGATCCGATTTTTCCTGAGGGTGTCCTTGTCCAGGTGTTTCAGCGTATCATGCCGCAGCTTCGCCAGATAGGCGCCGTACAGTTTCTTCTGATCAGGGAGCAGTTCCATCGATTCCAGGGACTCGATTTTTTCCGGTAGTTCCGCAAGTACATCCTCTTTCATTCTCCGCAGTAAAAATGGGCGAATCCTGCGGGAAATCTGCTTCCTTGAGAGGTTGCTGTACTCCTTTAATCCCATGAATAGCTCAGGGAATACGACGTGGAAAAGGGACCAGAGCTCTTCTAGTGAATTCTCGATGGGCGTACCAGTCAATGCGAAGCGATGTGCCGCTTTTATCTTCTTGGCCGCTCGTGCCGTTTGTGTCACTGGGTTCTTAAAGGCCTGTGCTTCATCAAAGAACACTGTATGGAAGTCCTCTTTTTCAAACGACGCGATGTCTTTCCGGAGCAATGGATAAGAAGTGATCACTACATCCACGTCACCCACTTCCTTCAGCAGCTTTGTCCTTTCCGTCTTGTCACCATCCACGACGACGGCTTGGATATCAGGAGCGAATTTTGTGAATTCACTCAGCCAATTGTAGGTCAATGATGATGGGCAGACAATAAGCGCCGGAACCCTCTTCTTACGGATGTCAGGAAGCTCGGATAAAATGAACGTGATGCTTTGCAGTGTTTTTCCCAAACCCATATCATCAGCAAGAATCCCGCCAAAACCGTATTGGGCAAGTATTTTCATCCATTTGTAGCCGTTTTTTTGATACTCGCGCAAAATCGGTTCCAGACTATTTGGCACCTCGAACTCCAAGGCGCCCGGATTCCTGATGTTATCCAAAAACTTTCGGAAGGATTCTTCCATTGTGAATGTCTGGCTGTCATTAACGGAATCAAGGAGCTGCAGCCCTTTTACGATTGGCATGTTCAGCCTGCTTTCCCAGTCTTCCTCCTGTACGGGCAGTGCATGAAGAAAACGATTGATTTCCTCGAATTCCCTTGTTTCAAGGGAAAGCAGCGACCCATTCCTTAAACGATAGTATTTCCTTTTTTCTTCAAGAGCTGCTAATACCTCACGTATTTGTTTATCTGGGATATCATCCATTTCAAATTTGAATTCGAGCCAATTAGTACGTTCCTTTTTAATTTTCACCGTAATGCGCGGTGCAGCATTCCCACGGGAAATTCGGTTTCTTACAGCGGTCGTGGCGTAGATTTGCACCAGCTTCTGGAGTTTCGGAACGATGTGGTACAAAAACTCATACTCCAACTCTTCGTTATGCAAGAAATAGCCTCCGTCCGTCTTGGCAAACTGGCTATCCTCCATCAGCTTTAGTATCTCCGCCTCCTTCTCTACATCCCTTATCACCTTGGATTCCTGTTTTTCCAAAGGGTTGATCACAATATTCCCATATTGGAATTCCAGTCCCGCAAGCAGCCTGTTTTTCACACGATCCAAGTATAGCTTCGCAACCAGCGGTATCTTCAAGAACAATTCAGTGATGGATCTTGCTACATTGACTTTACCGAGTCTTTTCAAACCTGGTACCACTTTGTCCATGAATAATTCCAGCTGGTCATGATGGATTGGAATTTGATTCATCCCCGAATCCTCCATCATTTGCTTTAACTCTGAAAGGCGTTGAAAATCCTCATTTTCGAGCTGAACCAATTTTCCTTCAAATAGAACCAATGTGTATGCATTCATGACGATCATCTCGTGCAGCCTTTTAATATTCAGTTCATAACCTTTGGCCTCGCTTTCGGTAAAGTCAAACTGTAAAGGAAGCGGTCCGTTTGATACACGAAAGCCATTGAATGTAAGGCCGCCATAGGCAAGCTTCACCGATGGAGCC
This sequence is a window from Brevibacillus sp. JNUCC-41. Protein-coding genes within it:
- a CDS encoding DEAD/DEAH box helicase, producing MDIKLNQKIIKDMCGAVSYKRGEAFHRANKVTFESYLPDGCEATVKGKEDFHVTIEADAVGGFRTKCSCPTLASFQRDCQHIAAVLLSVYDHQRDGTIPEGLNADSSDASANKKLSEGLLTLFNNQPVRKSGHQRHFEKRKMLEAEFTCKPVWMGTDQYMLGLEMKIGSFNVANVRDFLKRVKEGKPAQVSLSFIYDPVLHCFQNENDSVLQELITVISDEKVYVDALTDKSEYTLDNHLLLLPPSSFRRLVPILEVAPSVKLAYGGLTFNGFRVSNGPLPLQFDFTESEAKGYELNIKRLHEMIVMNAYTLVLFEGKLVQLENEDFQRLSELKQMMEDSGMNQIPIHHDQLELFMDKVVPGLKRLGKVNVARSITELFLKIPLVAKLYLDRVKNRLLAGLEFQYGNIVINPLEKQESKVIRDVEKEAEILKLMEDSQFAKTDGGYFLHNEELEYEFLYHIVPKLQKLVQIYATTAVRNRISRGNAAPRITVKIKKERTNWLEFKFEMDDIPDKQIREVLAALEEKRKYYRLRNGSLLSLETREFEEINRFLHALPVQEEDWESRLNMPIVKGLQLLDSVNDSQTFTMEESFRKFLDNIRNPGALEFEVPNSLEPILREYQKNGYKWMKILAQYGFGGILADDMGLGKTLQSITFILSELPDIRKKRVPALIVCPSSLTYNWLSEFTKFAPDIQAVVVDGDKTERTKLLKEVGDVDVVITSYPLLRKDIASFEKEDFHTVFFDEAQAFKNPVTQTARAAKKIKAAHRFALTGTPIENSLEELWSLFHVVFPELFMGLKEYSNLSRKQISRRIRPFLLRRMKEDVLAELPEKIESLESMELLPDQKKLYGAYLAKLRHDTLKHLDKDTLRKNRIRILAGLTRLRQICCHPALFVDGYKGSSAKYEQLMQIVEESKHSGRRVLIFSQFTKMLQIIGRDLAMKGQPFFYLDGQTPSKERVEICNRFNAGERDIFLISLKAGGTGLNLTGADTVILYDLWWNPAVEEQAADRAHRMGQKNEVQVIKLIARGTIEEKMNELQEKKRHLIEEIIDPGDKSPSALTEEDIREILMI
- a CDS encoding DUF817 domain-containing protein produces the protein MRALKQLVRFGWEQVLSCLFPAVIFASLAITKFLPLPFLPRYDWLLIICLLMQWWMVRSGLETKDELKVITLFHLIGLALELFKVHMGSWTYPEEGYFKIFGVPLYSGFMYASVASYLCQAWRRLKVELVKWPPFLAVVSLAAAIYLNFFTHHYWIDIRWWLSGLVIIVFWRSWVTYEVGGTHYRMPIALSFVLIGFFIWIAENIATFFGAWEYPNQTDAWSLVHLGKVSSWLLLVIVSFLIVATLKQVKGKESTKMDASPFL
- a CDS encoding DMT family transporter; translated protein: MAWVSLILAGLFEMFGVAMINKLHKDRNWQSLLLLFIGFGASFLFLAFAMKTLPMGTAYAIWTGIGASGGAIIGMLLYGESKDWRRVIFIAMVLGAAVGLKLVS
- a CDS encoding DUF2975 domain-containing protein, giving the protein MKLGTTLFLKMAVILIGLPVLALCIFFVPKIANFAAELYPDMTYLKYLVLIDLYASAIPFYFALYQAFKLLSYIDKNKAFSELSVRALKTIKNCAITISGLYVVGMPLFYLIAEMDDAPGIILIGMVVIFASMVIAVFAAVLQRLLQEAIDIKSENDLIV
- a CDS encoding helix-turn-helix domain-containing protein, giving the protein MAIIINIDVMLAKRKMSVTELSERVGITMANLSILKNGKAKAIRLTTLEAICKALECQPGDILEYRNDEDTQD